One segment of Scleropages formosus chromosome 23, fSclFor1.1, whole genome shotgun sequence DNA contains the following:
- the gstr gene encoding glutathione S-transferase rho: MAKDMTLYWGSGSPPCWKVMIALEEKSLQGYNQKLLSFEKMEHKSKEVMDINPRGQLPSFKHGNKIINESYGACLYLENQFKSQGQQLLPDCAEEQALVLQRMFEGQTLQQKLGDVIYYSWRVPEEERHDSAIKRNKEALATELKLWEGYLSKPEVGPYIAGKNFTLADVICFPSVAYGFRFGLSQEKYPKLAGYYNQLKDRPSIKATWPPHWLENPQGMDVLKDV; the protein is encoded by the exons ATGGCGAAGGACATGACTTTGTACTGGGGCTCGGGCTCCCCTCCTTGTTGGAAAGTGATGATCGCGCTGGAGGAGAAAAGCCTCCAGGGCTACAACCAGAAATTGCTCTCCTTCGAGAAAATGGAGCACAAGTCCAAGGAAGTGATGGACATAAACCCCCGCGGACAG CTGCCCTCGTTCAAACATGGGAACAAAATCATAAACGAGTCCTACGGAGCCTGTCTCTACTTGGAG AaccagttcaaatcccaagGACAGCAGCTGCTTCCTGACTGTGCTGAAGAACAGGCTCTAGTGCTCCAGCGAATGTTTGAAGGCCAGACCCTGCAGCAGAAGCTGG GTGATGTCATCTACTACTCCTGGCGTGTTCCTGAGGAGGAAAGGCATGACTCGGCCATAAAGAGGAACAAAGAGGCCCTGGCCACTGAGCTGAAGCTGTGGGAGGGGTACCTGAGCAAG ccagaggtgggccCATACATTGCAGGAAAAAATTTCACCTTAGCTGACGTTATCTGCTTCCCATCCGTTGCTTATGGTTTCCGTTTTGG GCTGTCCCAGGAAAAGTATCCCAAGCTTGCAGGGTACTATAACCAGCTGAAGGACCGTCCTAGTATCAAGGCCACCTGGCCACCTCACTGGTTGGAGAACCCCCAGGGCATGGATGTCCTTAAAGATGTCTGA